The Streptomyces nitrosporeus genome includes a window with the following:
- a CDS encoding class I SAM-dependent methyltransferase, translating into MHQRPIGTATRGTTNPNRLRRMDRWIAAAHGAALRRSDLPVAVDLGYGAAPWTAVELLQRLRTADPRTAVVGIEIDPERVAAAKPYEREGLRFVHGGFEIPLDTRPALIRAANVLRQYDEDEVAAVWARLRARLAPGGLLVEGTCDEIGRRHVWVALGPEGPRTVTFATRLGSLDRPSDLAERLPKALIHRNVPGEPVHAFLRDLDRAWATAAPYASLGARQRWIATARAVAGDWPLTDDVRRWRQGEITVRWSALRPATG; encoded by the coding sequence ATGCACCAGCGCCCCATCGGCACCGCGACCCGCGGGACCACCAACCCCAACCGCCTGCGCCGTATGGACCGCTGGATCGCCGCCGCCCACGGGGCCGCCCTGCGCCGCAGCGATCTCCCCGTCGCGGTCGACCTCGGCTACGGTGCGGCCCCCTGGACCGCCGTGGAACTGCTGCAACGGCTGCGCACCGCGGATCCGCGCACGGCGGTCGTCGGCATCGAGATCGACCCGGAGCGGGTGGCCGCGGCGAAGCCGTACGAGCGCGAGGGCCTCCGCTTCGTCCACGGCGGCTTCGAGATCCCGCTGGACACCCGCCCCGCCCTCATCCGGGCGGCGAACGTGCTGCGCCAGTACGACGAGGACGAGGTCGCCGCCGTCTGGGCGCGGCTCCGCGCGCGCCTCGCCCCCGGCGGTCTCCTGGTCGAGGGCACCTGCGACGAGATCGGCCGGCGGCACGTCTGGGTCGCGCTGGGCCCCGAGGGACCGCGCACCGTCACCTTCGCGACCCGGCTGGGTTCGCTGGACCGCCCGTCGGATCTGGCGGAACGCCTGCCGAAGGCGCTGATCCACCGCAATGTTCCCGGCGAACCCGTCCACGCCTTTCTGCGCGACCTCGACCGGGCCTGGGCCACGGCCGCCCCGTACGCGTCGCTGGGCGCGCGGCAGCGCTGGATCGCGACGGCGCGGGCGGTGGCGGGCGACTGGCCGCTGACCGACGACGTACGCAGGTGGCGGCAGGGGGAGATCACGGTGCGGTGGTCCGCCCTGCGGCCGGCGACGGGCTGA